The following nucleotide sequence is from Leptolyngbya sp. CCY15150.
TCTAGACAAAACAAGTTATGAATTCCTGGAGAAGGAACATCTGTATCCACGACCCCAACTCGATTGCCTAAGGCAGCTACTGTGGTTGCCAAGTTAGCAGCAAAGTTAGACTTTCCTGTACCACCTCGGTATGAGTGAATGGAAATGACTTTAGGCATATTGATATCTTGTGATACAAAGCAGTTTTCAATCTGCAGCAGATAAACCTTAATAACAACAAAAACTCTATACCCCTTAAGGGTTTCTCGATGGATGTTATATCAAGTCCTACTGAACGGCCTGTGTTGGGGAATCTTGCATGGAATCCCCTGCTTCGCCGCCCCCTTAGCAAGGGGGGTACCAACCCTCGAAAACTGCCATGGACTTGGAATGAATTATAGATTACCCGGACTTGATACTAGTGTGAACCAACCCGAAAAAATCTGAAAAATATGTATAGACAAGTCTCCGTTCTTTGAAGTGACTGGTTATATTGAGCAATTGGTGGAGACATAGTACAACAAGTACGTTGGCACAATCCTGCACAAAATTGCTGTTTTTGCACAAAATTGCTACGACCTGGAAAATTTTTTTGGAGTCACGCCCGTTAATTGCTTAAAGTGGCGGTTTAGATGGCTTTGATGGGTAAAACCACAGGCGATCGCCACTTCTGAAATTCTCAGCTTGCCGTCTTTTAGCAACAGCTTTGCCCGCACCACTCGTCGTCGGATGACATATTGATGGGGCGTAAAGCCAGTCGATCGCTTAAACGATCGGCAAAAATGATAGGCACTGAGTTGGGCGATCGCTGCTAATTCCTCCAAGCTCAACTCCCGGTCTAAATGGTCATTGATATAGTCCGTTACCCGTTTCAACTGTGTGGGAGATAAGCCACCTAGACCATGGACAGACTTATGACTGTGGGCTGAGTAATTTCGTAGAATGTGCACTGCCAGAGCATTTGCCATTGTCTCTGCATACAGTCTGCCGCCCGGTTTTTGGGATTCTAAATCGGCTTTGAGTGCCAGCCCAATTTGAAGAATGAGGGGATCATAAAAGGGCTTCTGAGGCGGTACCTCAACCTGATCAATGGATAACAGTTCGGCGGCGTTGCGAGTCAGTAGCTCTGGTTTCACACTGAGGTTGAATCCTTGGATCGGTCGATCCCACGCACCCCAGTTGACATGTTTGACGGGTATCAGAGTCATGCCACCGTGAAAAAGCATCTGCCGCTGCACCTGACCTCGTGCAACCTCATCGATTTGCCAATCTAGCTGAAAACCCTGTCCAAGCGTAACCGCGATCGCATAGTGATTAAAACAAAGCTTCGGGGTTTCTCCTGCAGGTAGAGGTTGATGGTTATACTCTAAGCTGACACTGCTCCACCCAGCTTCGGCACTAGTCAAGGTAGAGGGAGTTGGGAATTGTTCAGAATATCCTGGGGGGGGATCAGACTTATCATGGGGCTGGTTTTGTTCAGATCCTGATTGCGAGCTTGAGGGCGATCTCGGCATTATGCACCTTCTTTGATCTACAGGTGATTAACTTTGTAGCATTTTGCTCCTGCAAATCAGTAATCCCTTAAGCATTTCCACAAACAATCTGTATGGACTCAGAATATTGATGAGCAAAGGGCCATAGCGATCGCGACCGAGCGAAGGGTCGAAATTCATGTC
It contains:
- a CDS encoding AraC family transcriptional regulator, giving the protein MTSAEAGWSSVSLEYNHQPLPAGETPKLCFNHYAIAVTLGQGFQLDWQIDEVARGQVQRQMLFHGGMTLIPVKHVNWGAWDRPIQGFNLSVKPELLTRNAAELLSIDQVEVPPQKPFYDPLILQIGLALKADLESQKPGGRLYAETMANALAVHILRNYSAHSHKSVHGLGGLSPTQLKRVTDYINDHLDRELSLEELAAIAQLSAYHFCRSFKRSTGFTPHQYVIRRRVVRAKLLLKDGKLRISEVAIACGFTHQSHLNRHFKQLTGVTPKKFSRS